The window ATTCTAACCCAAAGAATTTGTGGCTTTGTCAATCAGCGCTGCAATGTTGTTTCAAGTCTTTTAATCACTGTTACCTGTAAATCCTTTGCGTCAATCAAGCTTTCCTGTCTGCACTTCGGGCAGTAAAGCGGAAAGTTTTTCAGCTCTGTATCTGTCCGTATCTGTAATCTTGTTTTGTTGCCGCAGACAGGGTAACGTATCCATTCCGTTCTATTGCTCATACCCATCAATTTTTTCCTCTATCTGTTCTTTGATAAAATCAATTCGGTCAAACACTGTCGGTTTGAAATAAGCAGCAACCGCTACCACCAATTCCTTTTTGGGATTGATATAAATAACATTTCCGCTATTTCCGATAGCCGCATAACTCCCCTCATTTTCATCAATAATCCACCACAAATATCCATATTTCATATCACGAAATTTTTCACCGCAGCACAACCTAACCTTTGTGCTTTCTTCAAGCCATTTTTCAGAAACAATACGCTCATTATGAAAAACTCCTTTTTTCAGACAGAGCAATCCTATCTTTGACATTTCATCAGCAGATAGACAAAGACCATATCCCGCAGCCCCAACTCCCTTTTCGTCCGAAAACCAAATATTTCCTTTTGGCGTCTTTCCTACTGTAAACGCCTTGTGTGCTTCAGCGTCGGGAGCCACATA of the Luxibacter massiliensis genome contains:
- a CDS encoding cysteine-rich KTR domain-containing protein, with product MSNRTEWIRYPVCGNKTRLQIRTDTELKNFPLYCPKCRQESLIDAKDLQVTVIKRLETTLQR